GATTTTTCCTTCCGCCACCGCCGCTACGGCATATCTTACGGATGCATCGAAATAGTACTGCTCCGCTACCATGAATTTCACACCTGCCCTTGCAGCTTCCTCAATCATCAATTCGGCGTCAGCTACTGAGGTTGCGACAGGTTTTTCAATCAGTACATGCTTCTTCCTGGAGATTGCGCTTATTGCCACTTCCCTGTGCATGTTATGCGGCAGTATGATGTCGACAATGTCTGCATCTGATGACAGAGCCTCCGGAATATCACTGAATGTTTCGGTCGCACCGTAGGCTTCGGCCGCCTCCTCCAGCAGCTTTTCATTGCGGTCGTAGAGCGCAATTTCGACGTTCAGCTTTTTCCAGGAGTCGAGATGGACTTTGCCAAAACCTCTTGAACCAAGAACCAGGATTTTCATGATAAAGGAATAGGCGGGCATGCGATTAAAAGTTTTCATACCCGCATCAATCTGATGCACTCACTAACTGGTTTCATGTCTGTTGGTCTGGACCTCGTGCTTCAGCGGGAATCGTTATGCATCATTTTTCTGATGATTGAAAATGCGGTCGTTTCATTAAGTGCTGTCATCTGCCCTCCGTCGACAAGCATGGAACTGCCGGTAACGAACGAAGACCTGCCTGAGATCAGAAAACTCACCGCTTCAGCAATTTCTTCGGGTTTACCGGCTCTTCCGAGGGCATGTGAGCGACAGGACGCCTCATACTCCGCCGGTTTTCTCTTCTTCCAGTCAAGTATCCGCTCGCTCGTCACAAGACCGGGGAGTATGGAATTCGCCCTTATTCCAAGGTGACCAAATTCAAGCGCTATCGAGCGCGTGAGGGCATTCATTGCTGCTTTTGCGGCGTCATATGCGGCTGAATCGACATCGCCTGCTGCGAGAGCGTGTACGGAGGATATATTGACAATGCTGCCTCCTCCGTTTTTAATCATCGGCGGAATGAGCTTTCTGCATAGCATGACCGGGGCGAAGAAGGTGACATCGAATGTCCGTTTCCAGTCTTTCCCGCTTAGATCCAGGAAGGGCTTCCCCACCATGGCAAAAGCACTGTTCACAAGTCCTGTCAGTCTCACTCCCCGTCGGTTCGCGGTACGTGCAATCCGGTCTATTGTTCTGCTATCCGATATGTCCCCTGTGACATGGAATATGGAATTTCCACTGCATTCGATATTTTCGAAAACCACACTTGTG
Above is a window of Candidatus Sysuiplasma acidicola DNA encoding:
- a CDS encoding SDR family oxidoreductase, translating into MNGNGDTVVITGASLGIGRATALKLASEGYNLILSDIIDTSVVFENIECSGNSIFHVTGDISDSRTIDRIARTANRRGVRLTGLVNSAFAMVGKPFLDLSGKDWKRTFDVTFFAPVMLCRKLIPPMIKNGGGSIVNISSVHALAAGDVDSAAYDAAKAAMNALTRSIALEFGHLGIRANSILPGLVTSERILDWKKRKPAEYEASCRSHALGRAGKPEEIAEAVSFLISGRSSFVTGSSMLVDGGQMTALNETTAFSIIRKMMHNDSR